From a region of the Drosophila ananassae strain 14024-0371.13 chromosome XL, ASM1763931v2, whole genome shotgun sequence genome:
- the LOC6503693 gene encoding inositol hexakisphosphate and diphosphoinositol-pentakisphosphate kinase isoform X6, protein MEWTWFKDWWRLKKLRSRHQRHKKKLEAAAAAAGAAVTAVTALPGSNIPESLGAHEPHSIRRHSLDPGPVDSGVRRRRRARGRDRLRRNRLLQQRQRRSQSAGVQGDKENLQGSGQNKDDDDGEYGPFNVSDYEDYAPVHGSDEDSDDFCFCDICLNGDTDFGDSNDGMDSDTSTSSSNSKQVVVGICAMAKKTQSKPMKEILTRLGEFEFIKLVTFEENVILREPVQNWPTCDCLVSFHSKGFPLEKAIEYAQLRNPFVLNNLHMQYDIQDRRRVYAILEKEGIEIPRYAVLDRDSPDPKHHELIESEDHVEVNGITFNKPFVEKPVSAEDHNIYIYYPTSAGGGSQRLFRKIGSRSSVYSPESRVRKTGSFIYEDFMPTDVYFSGTDVKVYTVGPDYAHAEARKSPALDGKVERDSEGKEIRYPVILNHSEKLISRKVCLAFKQTVCGFDLLRANGKSYVCDVNGFSFVKNSNKYYDDCAKILGNMILRELTPTLHIPWSVPFQLDDPPIVPTTFGKMMELRCVVAVIRHGDRTPKQKMKVEVRHPKFFEIFEKYDGYKLGHVKLKRPKQLQEILDIARFLLSEIHTKAHAEIEEKESKLEQLKNVLEMYGHFSGINRKVQMKYQPRGRPRGSSSDDSKSADTPIEPSLVLILKWGGELTPAGRIQAEELGRIFRCMYPGGQGRSDYSGTQGLGLLRLHSTFRHDLKIYASDEGRVQMTAAAFAKGLLALEGELTPILVQMVKSANTNGLLDNDCDSSKYQNLAKGRLHDLMQNDREFTKEDRELINPCNSKSINQALDFVKNPVDCCHHVHLLIRELLHIISIKKDDPKTKDAILYHGETWDLMRCRWEKIEKDFSTKSKLFDISKIPDIYDCIKYDLQHNQHTLQYDQAEELYIYAKNLADIVIPQEYGLTPQEKLAIGQGICSPLLRKIKGDLQRNIDEVEDEFMNRLNPHYSHGVASPQRHVRTRLYFTSESHVHSLLTVLRYGGLLNVVTDEQWRRAMDYISMVSELNYMSQIVIMLYEDPTKDPTSEERFHVELHFSPGVNCCVQKNLPPGPGFRPHSHGDNACNVSLQSSDESNPSRIEEENDSACSNEDQQGKKRGNGQRNGDRSAERQPAASGMAFGFNRLELRSKQFKSKPIPIGAHHTVSGHEAMDLAKRLNEELASQQQAQFSQQQQQLRPISPDIRAVSPDCEPRSRSFEQRASSGVGPKEPGPTFGEIANARVGVASSKGSDASGANRTALQIRVTDSLSFFKIDSSTNELPLSDIDFSLNPGTPQCGPSGHKRLHVLTMRRMESCDEGDDLENLQQLQHLPQISPLATNERPLSCNCSSSMVQEHSHSKSLIDLAGPAPSSPEAAPPNPENPGCGRGDPATEASASSFDDDFQLSSSAPAILMSSQFGQRPVVASLSPLQHATTSPTASTLRLCQDMEKATVSASAAASSAAQRKATSSSCGQLSMPASAPILAENPFRFSVSPANAGNALSGGSFVSCFEPIEEQVTATSEAVQSPGQAQQQVQVVYNLPRLLVTASGSSTELTNANDWVTSPTTPTCVEQETATVTPTTTKEPTPDSQVSVSVSASVSSANSSTSSRRQRHSIAGQMSYMKMLGFGGFSKKMATSANSLFSTAVISGSSSAPNLRDMIPVSSSGFGDVPPIRPLETLHNALSLRKLDSFLQDMILAQIFKTPTGSPPRGFEVPCEMPAVSSLTLGTHHSPTLDNMTPSSTPAATPTEMPRGGSESSSARQCSLVSQSRFDPQSASQEPGKKPWQQQPQDRYSLAEKEEAHEASDQGMEEEPEQASSLPPEVESSLEITMENIEFEQDEEAQFEPLNQDTLGRGFFLSVGEQEAGGGGSGSTCLTPVSFGMDLNLSMVANKGSMSLSMDGFDDDEDPTLSAATTPSLPADCEPHLETCYCCPSHAEAPPEVASDDPRFGFALPVRVVTQASPEHVRQVRRAHDPVSPRIQKQISLFEGTAAGSGTDKTDSSGSVAGGGAGAAALHASINIPSAQHLRQDARLRKFENLTQSTSNSNFPFESNTLKRVPMQATGDYSNVSHTQSCINLKSGGSSAALGGSPQRQRAGVGASGRGGEPVEREAPVGAAHLGRLVSTCCSASASASASASASPSPSPSPSPGALIVKERFIEPPKKGIIRGYHGKTQSMDADFLFNEFLLLPAMAPAKLSIESSDIDKVEEHPVASTSKKPPF, encoded by the exons ATGGAGTGGACGTGGTTTAAGGACTGGTGGCGCCTCAAGAAGCTCCGTTCACGGCACCAGAGGCACAAGAAAAAGCTCGaagccgctgctgctgccgctggagcagcCGTAACTGCCGTTACGGCTCTGCCCGGATCCAATATCCCGGAAAGCTTGGGCGCCCACGAGCCCCACTCCATTCGTCGCCATAGCCTGGACCCCGGGCCGGTTGATAGTGGCGTCCGAAGAAGGCGTCGGGCGCGTGGCCGGGACCGCCTGCGCCGGAATCGCTTGCtgcagcaacggcagaggcgcaGTCAGAGTGCCGGAGTCCAAGGCGACAAGGAGAATCTGCAGGGCTCGGGGCAGAACAAGGATGATGACGACGGAGAGTACGGTCCCTTTAATGTCAGCGACTACGAGGACTACGCCCCGGTCCATGGAAGCGACGAGGACAGCGACGACTTCTGCTTCTGCGATATTTGCTTGAAC GGCGACACGGACTTCGGGGACAGCAATGACGGGATGGACTCCGACACcagcacctcctccagcaacaGCAAGCAGGTGGTCGTTGGAATATGTGCGATGGCTAAGAAGACACAGTCGAAGCCCATGAAGGAGATCCTGACGAGACTCGGCGAGTTCGAGTTCATCAAACTGGTCACTTTCGAGGAGAACGTGATCCTGCGCGAGCCCGTCCAGAATTGGCCCACCTGCGATTGTTTGGTCTCGTTCCACTCGAAGGGATTCCCGCTGGAGAAGGCCATCGAGTACGCCCAGCTGCGGAATCCATTCGTGCTGAACAACCTGCATATGCAGTACGACATCCAGGATCGCAGGCGGGTCTATGCTATTCTCGAGAAGGAGGGCATCGAGATACCGCGCTACGCCGTCCTCGATCGGGACTCTCCCGATCCAAAGC ATCATGAACTTATCGAGTCCGAGGACCATGTCGAAGTCAATGGCATCACCTTCAACAAGCCCTTCGTGGAGAAACCCGTCTCGGCGGAGGACCACAACATCTACATCTACTATCCGACGTCGGCGGGCGGTGGAAGCCAGCGGTTGTTCCGGAAGATTGGCAGCCGGAGCAGTGTCTACTCGCCGGAGTCGCGGGTGCGCAAGACGGGCTCCTTCATCTACGAGGACTTTATGCCCACCGATG TGTATTTTTCAGGCACGGACGTCAAGGTGTACACCGTGGGCCCGGACTACGCCCACGCGGAGGCCAGGAAGAGCCCGGCCCTGGACGGCAAGGTGGAGCGCGACAGCGAGGGCAAGGAGATCCGCTACCCGGTCATCCTCAACCACTCTGAGAAGCTCATCTCCCGGAAGGTGTGTCTGGCGTTCAAGCAGACTGTCTGTGGATTCGATCTGCTCCGGGCCAATGGGAAGTCCTACGTGTGCGACGTGAACGGCTTCAGCTTCGTGAAAAACTCCAACAAGTACTACGACGACTGCGCCAAAATTCTCGGCAACATGATCCTGCGGGAGCTCACGCCTACGCTGCACATCCCGTGGTCGGTGCCCTTCCAGCTCGACGATCCCCCGATTGTGCCCACCACCTTCGGCAAGATGATGGAGCTGCGCTGTGTGGTGGCCGTCATCCGGCACGGCGACCGCACCCCCAAGCAGAAAATGAAAGTGGAGGTGCGCCACCCCAA GTTCTTTGAGATCTTCGAGAAGTACGACGGGTATAAGCTCGGCCACGTGAAGCTAAAGCGACCCAAGCAGCTGCAGGAGATCCTGGACATAGCCCGCTTTCTGCTCAGCGAGATCCACACCAAGGCCCACGCCGAGATCGAGGAGAAGGAGTCGAAGCTGGAGCAGCTGAAGAACGTGCTGGAGATGTACGGTCACTTCTCGGGGATCAACCGCAAGGTCCAGATGAAGTACCAGCCGCGAGGAAGGCCCCGTGGCTCCAGCTCGGACGACAGCAAGTCAG CGGACACTCCCATTGAGCCCTCGCTGGTGCTCATTCTGAAATGGGGTGGAGAACTCACGCCAGCCGGAAGAATCCAGGCGGAGGAGCTGGGCCGCATCTTCCGGTGCATGTATCCGGGTGGCCAGGGCAGGTCGGACTATTCCGGGACCCAGGGACTGGGGCTCCTGAG GCTGCACTCCACATTCCGTCACGATCTGAAGATCTACGCCTCCGACGAGGGGCGAGTCCAGATGACAGCCGCCGCCTTTGCGAAGGGCCTTCTGGCCCTGGAGGGCGAACTCACGCCCATTCTCGTCCAGATGGTGAAGAGCGCCAACACGAATGGATTGCTGGACAATGATTGCGATTCCAGCAAGTACCAGAACCT GGCCAAAGGACGTCTGCACGATCTTATGCAGAACGATCGCGAGTTCACCAAGGAAGACCGTGAGCTCATCAATCCCTGCAACAGCAAGTCCATCAACCAGGCCCTGGACTTTGTCAAGAACCCGGTGGACTGCTGCCACCACGTGCACCTGCTCATCCGCGAGCTGCTGCACATCATCAGCATCAAAAAGGACGATCCAAAGACAAAGGACGCCATCCTGTACCACGGCGAGACCTGGGACCTGATGCGCTGTCGCTGGGAGAAGATCGAGAAGGACTTCAGCACCAAGTCGAAGCTGTTCGACATCTCCAAGATCCCGGACATCTACGACTGCATCAAGTACGATCTGCAGCACAACCAGCACACGCTGCAGTACGACCAGGCCGAGGAGCTCTACATCTACGCCAAGAACCTGGCGGACATTGTCATACCCCAGGAGTACGGCCTGACGCCACAGGAGAAGCTGGCCATTGGCCAGGGAATATGTTCACCGCTGCTCCGGAAGATCAAGGGCGACCTCCAGCGGAACATCGACGAGGTGGAGGATGAGTTCATGAACCGCCTGAATCCGCACTACAGCCACGGCGTGGCCAGTCCCCAGAGGCATGTGAGGACCCGGCTTTACTTTACCAGCGAATCGCACGTCCACTCGCTGCTCACAGTGCTCCGGTACGGCGGCTTACTGAACGTCGTCACGGACGAGCAGTGGCGCCGGGCCATGGACTACATATCCATGGTGTCCGAGCTGAACTACATGTCCCAGATTGTCATTATGCTGTACGAGGATCCCACGAAGGACCCCACCTCGGAGGAGCGCTTCCACGTCGAGCTCCACTTCAGCCCGGGCGTCAACTGTTGCGTGCAGAAGAACCTGCCGCCGGGTCCGGGATTCCGGCCGCACTCCCACGGCGACAATGCCTGCAACGTGAGCCTGCAGTCCTCGGACGAGTCTAATCCGTCGCGGATCGAGGAGGAGAATGACTCCGCCTGCTCCAACGAAGATCAGCAGGGCAAAAAGCGAGGG AATGGGCAGCGGAACGGGGACCGCAGCGCGGAGCGACAGCCTGCGGCGAGCGGAATGGCTTTTGGATTCAATCGCCTGGAGCTGCGCTCTAAGCAGTTCAAGTCGAAGCCCATTCCCATCGGCGCCCACCACACTGTCAGCGGGCACGAGGCCATGGACCTGGCCAAGCGGCTGAACGAGGAGCTGGCGTCGCAGCAGCAGGCCCAGTTctcgcagcagcaacagcaacttcGGCCCATCAGTCCGGATATCCGGGCGGTTAGTCCGGACtgtgagccgcgctcccgcagCTTCGAGCAGAGGGCCTCCTCCGGCGTCGGTCCCAAGGAACCGG GGCCTACTTTCGGGGAGATTGCCAATGCTcgagtgggcgtggccagcTCGAAGGGATCGGATGCCTCGGGCGCCAATCGAACTGCTCTTCAGATCCGCGTCACGGACAGCTTGTCCTTCTTCAAGATCGATTCGTCTACCAATGAGTTGCCGTTGTCGGACATTGATTTCTCCCTGAATCCTGGGACGCCGCAGTGCGGTCCGTCTGGCCACAAGCGCCTTCATGTGCTGACCATGCGCCGCATGGAGAGCTGCGACGAAGGGGACGACCTCGAGAACCTGCAACAGCTGCAGCACTTGCCCCAGATCTCGCCACTGGCCACGAATGAGCGCCCCCTCAGCTGCAACTGCAGCAGTTCGATGGTGCAGGAGCACTCGCACTCGAAGAGCCTGATCGACTTGGCGGGTCCGGCTCCCTCTTCGCCGGAAGCGGCCCCTCCGAATCCGGAGAATCCCGGCTGCGGACGCGGCGATCCAGCAACGGAGGCGAGTGCCAGCAGTTTCGACGACGACTTCCAGTTGTCCAGCTCAGCTCCGGCCATCCTGATGAGCTCCCAGTTTGGCCAGCGGCCGGTGGTGGCTTCGCTGTCTCCCCTGCAACATGCCACCACCTCTCCGACAGCCTCCACGCTGCGCCTCTGCCAGGACATGGAAAAGGCCACGGTTTCGGCTTCTGCTGCCGCCTCCTCCGCGGCACAGCGTAAGGCCACCAGCAGCTCCTGCGGCCAGCTGTCCATGCCGGCCTCTGCTCCGATCCTTGCGGAGAATCCCTTCCGGTTCAGTGTTTCGCCTGCCAATGCAGGAAATGCGCTCTCCGGCGGCTCCTTTGTGAGCTGCTTCGAGCCAATAGAAGAGCAGGTCACGGCCACAAGTGAGGCAGTTCAAAGTCCAGGGCAGGCTCAACAACAGGTCCAGGTGGTCTACAATCTGCCGAGGCTGTTGGTAACGGCCTCGGGGAGTAGCACAGAACTGACAAACGCCAATGACTGGGTGACTTCACCAACGACACCAACATGCGTTGAACAAGAAACAGCCACTGTTACACCAACTACAACCAAAGAACCCACACCAG ATAGCCAAGTCTCGGTCTCGGTTTCGGCCTCGGTCTCATCGGCGAACTCGTCCACCTCGTCGCGTCGCCAAAGACACAGTATTGCCGGCCAGATGTCCTATATGAAAATGTTGGGTTTCGGTGGTTTTAGCAAAAAGATGGCCACCAGCGCGAATAGCCTTTTCAGCACCGCCGTCATTAGCGGCAGTTCCTCGGCACCGAACTTGCGCGACATGATACCGGTCTCCTCCTCCG GATTTGGAGACGTACCACCAATTCGACCACTGGAAACACTTCACAATGCGCTGTCACTGCGCAAGCTGGACAGCTTCCTGCAGGACATGATACTGGCGCAGATATTCAAGACGCCGACAGGATCGCCGCCGCGGGGCTTTGAGGTGCCTTGCGAAATGCCGGCGGTTTCCTCCCTGACGCTCGGCACACACCACTCGCCGACGTTGGACAATATGACGCCATCGAGTACTCCGGCGGCCACGCCCACGGAGATGCCACGCGGCGGcagcgagtccagctcggcCAGGCAGTGCTCCCTGGTGAGCCAGTCGAGGTTCGACCCCCAGTCCGCCAGCCAGGAGCCGGGCAAGAAGC CttggcagcagcagccccaGGATAGATATTCCTTGGCGGAGAAGGAGGAGGCACACGAAGCAAGCGATCAGGGCATGGAGGAGGAGCCAGAGCAGGCGTCATCGCTCCCGCCGGAAGTGGAGAGCAG CCTGGAGATAACCATGGAGAACATCGAGTTCGAGCAAGACGAGGAAGCACAGTTCGAGCCCTTGAACCAGGACACCCTAGGCAGAGGCTTCTTTCTGAGCGTCGGAGAGCAGGAAGCCGGCGGCGGAGGAAGTGGCAGCACCTGCCTCACCCCAGTTAGCTTCGGCATGGATCTGAATCTCAGCATGGTGGCCAACAAGGGATCCATGTCGCTCTCAATGGAT GGCTTCGACGATGACGAGGACCCCACTTTGTCGGCGGCCACCACTCCGTCGCTGCCCGCGGACTGCGAGCCTCATCTGGAGACGTGCTACTGCTGCCCCAGCCACGCCGAAGCTCCGCCGGAGGTGGCCAGCGACGATCCACGCTTCGGATTTGCTCTGCCCGTCCGTGTGGTCACCCAGGCGTCGCCGGAGCACGTGCGTCAGGTGCGGCGGGCCCACGACCCGGTGTCGCCGCGCATCCAGAAGCAGATCAGCCTGTTCGAGGGCACCGCTGCCGGCAGCGGTACGGATAAGACGGACTCCAGTGGGTCGGTGGCCGGCGGAGGAGCTGGAGCGGCGGCTCTGCATGCCTCGATCAACATACCGTCGGCGCAGCATTTGCGGCAGGATGCCCGGCTGCGAAAGTTCGAAAATCTCACGCAGTCCACCTCGAACTCAAACTTTCCGTTCGAGAGCAACACGCTCAAGCGGGTGCCCATGCAGGCCACCGGGGACTACTCCAACGTGAGTCACACCCAGAGCTGCATCAACCTGAAGAGCGGCGGGAGCAGCGCAGCTCTTGGAGGATCGCCGCAGCGCCAGCGAGCAGGCGTCGGAGCGAGCGGCCGTGGAGGAGAGCCTGTGGAGCGGGAAGCGCCGGTGGGAGCCGCCCATCTGGGCCGACTGGTGAGCACCTGCTGCTCCGCGTctgcctccgcctccgcctccgcctccgcttCACCCTCGCCGTCGCCCTCCCCATCGCCGGGTGCTCTGATCGTGAAGGAACGCTTCATCGAGCCTCCCAAGAAAGGCATCATCCGGGGCTACCACGGCAAGACGCAGTCCATGGATGCGGATTTTCTGTTCAACGAGTTCCTGCTCCTGCCGGCGATGGCGCCCGCCAAGCTCTCCATCGAAAGCTCGGACATAGACAAGGTGGAGGAGCATCCCGTGGCCTCCACCAGCAAGAAGCCGCCCTTTTAA